In a single window of the Rhopalosiphum padi isolate XX-2018 chromosome 1, ASM2088224v1, whole genome shotgun sequence genome:
- the LOC132932308 gene encoding sodium-independent sulfate anion transporter-like, with amino-acid sequence MNKMNNHLSYKMEGDKSTDNSDDYYKNVKLVGFVKTDSETLSGYKNDGFQWSSADNLSSYPSSYHRENDIISPSKVLGGDTSVPVYPDSVNRCCTRKVLYKRLPILQWLPKYTIGEHGISDLVAGITVGLTVIPQAIAFANVAGLPPQIGLYSSFMACFVYTIFGSCKDPALGPTAIMAIMTRENIHDMGPEFAILLCFITGIVQLIMGFAQLGFLIDFISGPVSAGFTSAAAIVIATSQLKDLLGINIKANSFIGFWDQLAMHIREISVGDGTLGITCMIVLLLLRKMKDIQIGPLDAKDKTTGQRMISSVIWLISTARNIIVVVFCAALGYMYKEHGDLPFKLSSHVESGLPSFRPPPFESRVGNETYNFVEMASKLGSGILVVPLLSILENISLAKFFSDGKTVDATQEMLALGACNLISSFVGSMPISGALSRGAVNNASGVKTTFGGVYTGIIVIIALQFFTPYLVYIPKAALAAVIIAAVVFMVELQVVKPMWRTKKIDLIPAFATFLCSLLIRLEVGIVVGIAINVIILLYTLARPSVHVEKQQSEFGYEYLVITPDRSLVFPSVEYVRAVVSKAGLKQGLSSIPVVMDCRHIQGADFTAAKGVKSLIDDFVRRNQPLVFYNVKPSVISIFQGVRPTEFNCCVTEQQLHERLKGYYYSRMQTLTL; translated from the exons atgaataaaatgaacAACCATTTGAGCTACAAAATGGAAGGTGACAAGTCGACTGATAATAGCGACGATTACTACAAGAACGTTAAGCTAGTAGGATTCGTAAAGACAGACTCTGAAACACTGTCCGGATATAAGAACGATGGATTTCAATGGAGCTCGGCAGACAATTTGTCTAGTTACCCATCGTCTTACCACAGAGAAAACGACATCATATCTCCTA GTAAAGTTTTGGGCGGCGACACGTCGGTGCCCGTCTACCCGGATTCGGTGAATCGGTGTTGTACGAGAAAAGTGTTGTACAAACGCTTACCGATCCTCCAATGGCTACCCAAGTACACGATCGGCGAACACGGTATATCCGACCTCGTGGCCGGCATCACGGTCGGGCTGACCGTTATACCACAGGCCATAGCGTTCGCGAACGTAGCCGGATTACCTCCACAA atcggACTGTACTCTTCGTTCATGGCATGCTTCGTGTACACGATCTTCGGTAGCTGTAAAGACCCGGCGTTGGGTCCTACGGCCATTATGGCCATCATGACCCGCGAAAACATTCACGATATGGGACCGGAATTCGCAATCCTGTTATGTTTTATCACCGGCATCGTGCAACTCATCATGGGCTTTGCGCAACTAG GGTTCCTAATCGATTTCATATCCGGACCGGTGTCGGCTGGCTTCACGTCAGCTGCGGCGATCGTGATAGCCACGTCCCAACTGAAAGATCTGCTCGGCATAAACATAAAAGCCAATTCGTTCATAGGCTTCTGGGACCAATTGGCCATGCACATCAGAGAGATTAGCGTTGGCGACGGTACGCTAGGCATTACGTGCATGATTGTCCTGTTGCTGTTGAGG aaaaTGAAAGACATACAAATCGGACCTTTGGACGCGAAGGATAAAACCACCGGACAGCGAATGATTTCGTCGGTCATTTGGCTCATATCGACGGCGAGAAACATCATAGTCGTGGTCTTTTGCGCCGCGCTGGGTTACATGTACAAGGAGCACGGGGATTTGCCGTTTAAATTGTCGA GTCACGTGGAATCCGGTCTCCCGAGCTTCAGGCCACCGCCGTTCGAGAGCCGGGTCGGGAACGAGACGTACAATTTCGTCGAGATGGCGTCCAAATTAGGTTCGGGGATTCTGGTAGTGCCACTTCTGTCGATCTTAGAAAACATATCGCTAGCTAAATTTTTCT CTGACGGTAAGACCGTCGACGCCACTCAAGAAATGCTCGCCTTGGGCGCATGCAATTTGATCTCATCTTTTGTTGGTTCCATGCCCATATCTGGCGCTCTATCGCGGGGTGCCGTGAACAACGCCAGCGGAGTAAAAACCACGTTCGGAGGAGTTTATACAG GAATAATCGTCATAATAGCCTTGCAGTTTTTCACACCGTATCTCGTGTACATACCCAAAGCTGCTTTGGCCGCTGTGATAATAGCCGCCGTCGTATTCATGGTCGAACTACAAGTCGTCAAACCGATGTGGCGAACGAAAA aaatcgATTTGATACCGGCGTTTGCCACGTTCCTTTGTTCGCTGTTGATACGCCTGGAAGTCGGCATCGTTGTCGGCATAGCTATTAACGTCATAATACTGCTTTACACATTGGCTAGGCCCAGCGTCCACGTAGAGAAACAACAA AGTGAATTCGGCTACGAGTACTTAGTGATAACGCCGGATCGCAGTTTGGTTTTTCCGTCCGTGGAGTACGTGAGGGCAGTGGTGTCCAAAGCTGGACTTAAACAAGGACTGAGTTCAATACCGGTTGTGATGGACTGCAGACACATACAAGGAGCTGACTTTACCGCGGCTAAA GGCGTCAAGTCTCTCATAGACGACTTTGTCAGGAGAAATCAACCACTGGTGTTCTACAATGTCAAACCTAGCGTGATATCCATTTTTCAAGGAGTACGGCCGACCGAGTTCAATTGTTGTGTCACCGAACAGCAATTGCACGAAAGACTAaaag GATATTACTATAGCAGAATGCAAACGCTGACATTATAA
- the LOC132932204 gene encoding cryptochrome-1 yields MTIAVHWFRNGLRLHDNPALIEAQSNAESLVTLFIFDETTFNAKWYGYNRMRFLLESLKDLNNNLTLLGGHLYILQGIPVKIFQMIKEKIGLDFITFEQDCDHIGKNRDEKVKTFCNENEIKYIEKVSHTLWNPKLVIEKNGGVPPFTYKQFQNTVNKIGQPPKPVGNIDWLSTIFEELPTSVLDEFKVLHNPTPETFGIYPEFSENLISSHRWYGGETRALEQLKERLEYEKEAFVNGFYLPNQVNPDLLSSSSSLSAALRYGCLSIRKFYWDLSKLFIKEFEGDLLPQYSVTSQLIWRDYFYTMSFDNKNFGQMEDNPACISIPWNDIKIPENKKMLECWKSGKTGYPFIDAGMRQLMQEGWVHHVVRNSLACFLTRGDLWISWVEGLNHFMKYLLDADFSVCSGNWIWVSSSTFEQLLDCPLCVCPVNYGLRLDPSGEYIKRYIPELKNMPIEYLYEPWKCPESVQKQVGCIIGKDYPNCIVNHTKVSRGNRKKMLALRVSMTNEHMVPHCCPSDREEVQKFMFLPDECMQQLLPLDNEDSEMYDFYKCN; encoded by the exons ATGACTATCGCCGTCCATTGGTTTAGAAACGGCTTAAGGTTGCATGACAACCCAGCCTTGATTGAAGCTCAAAGCAATGCCGAAAGTCTTGTTACTCTGTTCATTTTTGATGAAACAACGTTCA atgCAAAATGGTATGGGTATAATCGAATGCGTTTTCTTCTGGAAAGTTTAAAAGacctgaataataatttaactttgctTGGAGGACATTTGTATATACTTCAAGGAATcccagttaaaatatttcaaatgataAAAGAAAAGATTGGCCTagattttattacttttgaacag gaTTGTGATCATATTGGTAAAAATCGTGATGAAAAGGTGAAGACGTTTTgcaatgaaaatgaaataaaatacattgagAAAGTTTCACATACACTGTGGAATCCAAAATTAGTAATTGAAAAAAACGGCGGAGTACCTCCATTCACTTATAAACAGTTCCAA AATACAGTGAACAAAATTGGTCAACCTCCAAAACCAGTAGGTAATATTGATTGGTTAAGTACAATTTTTGAAGAACTTCCTACTTCTGTTCTAGACGAATTTAag gtctTACACAATCCAACTCCGGAAACTTTTGGAATTTATCCAGAATTTTCAGAAAATTTAATATCTTCACATCGCTGGTATGGTGGTGAGACCAGAGCTTTAGAACAGTTGAAAGAACGACTTGAATATGAAAAAGAAGCATTCGTTAATGGGTTTTACTTGCCAAACCAAGTAAATCCTGACCTTTTGAGCTCATCTTCCAGCCTCAGCGCCGCTTTACGATATGGATGCTTGTCCATAAGAAA GTTTTATTGGGATCTTTCAAAACTCTTTATCAAAGAATTCGAAGGAGATTTATTACCTCAGTACAGCGTGACCAGCCAACTCATTTGGAGAGATTACTTTTATACTATGTCTTTTGACAACAAAAACTTCGGCCAGATGGAAGATAATCCAGCGTGCATTTCAATACCTTGGAACGATATTAAAATtccggaaaataaaaaaatgttggaatGTTGGAAATCCGGCAAAACTGGATATCCTTTCATCGACGCTGGAATGAGGCAATTGATGCAG GAAGGATGGGTTCATCACGTAGTACGAAATTCGTTAGCGTGTTTTTTAACAAGAGGTGATCTCTGGATTAGCTGGGTCGAAGGGTTGAATCATtttatgaagtatttgcttGATGCTGATTTTTCTGTGTGTTCCGGTAATTGGATTTGGGTGTCAAGCTCTACATTTGAACAACTTTTGGACTGCCCTTTGTGCGTTTGCCCTGTAAATTACGGTTTAAGGCTCGACCCGTCTGGTGAATACATTAA GCGATATATTCCTGAATTAAAAAACATGCCCATTGAATATCTGTACGAACCATGGAAGTGTCCTGAATCAGTTCAAAAACAGGTTGGATGCATTATTGGCAAGGACTATCCAAATTGCATTGTCAACCATACAAAAGTTTCACGAGGAAACAGAAAG aaaatgctAGCATTACGCGTTTCGATGACAAACGAGCACATGGTACCACATTGCTGTCCTTCAGATCGCGAAGAAGTTCAAAAATTTATGTTCCTTCCTGATGAATGCATGCAACAATTGCTTCCTTTGGACAACGAAGATAGTGAAATGTATGATTTCTACAAATGTAATTGA